One part of the Candidatus Krumholzibacteriia bacterium genome encodes these proteins:
- a CDS encoding zf-HC2 domain-containing protein: MNPCVQYEMIISALLDGEASRDEMLELLAHLPGCASCQQFYGACRALQEAAAGSRVSGSGERVVALRPQRPRFPVVLSLAAGIVLALGFALGRFGRPEGGATRTGGEGTAVATAPMTEESFVAYARALLKAEPRFQIAMREILANAQAENTEGSHEGELTSEEGWSAEDWTGQPGAQTLDFVSPVASFAVLPQ, from the coding sequence ATGAATCCCTGTGTGCAGTACGAGATGATCATTTCCGCCCTTCTGGATGGCGAGGCGTCGCGCGACGAGATGCTGGAGCTCCTCGCCCACCTTCCCGGCTGCGCCTCCTGCCAGCAGTTCTATGGCGCCTGCCGGGCGCTGCAGGAAGCCGCCGCCGGCTCGAGGGTGAGCGGATCCGGTGAGCGCGTCGTGGCTCTCAGACCGCAGCGCCCGCGCTTCCCCGTCGTCTTGTCCCTGGCGGCGGGGATCGTACTGGCGCTCGGTTTCGCCCTCGGGCGGTTCGGGCGTCCCGAAGGCGGCGCGACCCGCACCGGCGGTGAGGGCACCGCGGTCGCCACCGCACCCATGACGGAGGAGAGCTTCGTGGCCTACGCCCGCGCCTTGCTGAAGGCGGAGCCCCGCTTCCAGATCGCGATGCGCGAGATCTTGGCGAACGCCCAGGCCGAGAACACCGAGGGCTCCCACGAGGGCGAGCTGACGAGCGAGGAAGGATGGAGCGCGGAGGATTGGACCGGCCAACCGGGAGCGCAGACGTTGGACTTCGTCTCTCCCGTGGCGTCCTTCGCGGTGCTCCCCCAGTGA
- a CDS encoding NAD(P)H-binding protein, with protein sequence MMQVVVNTPTGNIGRLVTEKLLQAGCEPTLLARHPEKVRDFAARGATVLEGHLEDEAFVARATRGAELLFWLTPPHPTAPSVRAFQNHLGRIAAAAVREHRIPRVVHLSSYGAHLESKTGPILGLRETEKMLDDAAHNVLHLRPGMFMENHLGSIESMQQVRKIFLPAAGGTRFPAVATRDVAAVAAERILNTSWTGHQVLEIFGPAPVSFDEAARTISDALGQPITHVQVSREQATQVLTGKGMSGDFVNGFLELLESLESGHLAPDPRAPKRTMPTSFADFARDVIAPLVRSGAPH encoded by the coding sequence ATGATGCAAGTCGTCGTCAACACACCGACTGGAAACATCGGTCGCCTGGTGACCGAGAAGTTGCTCCAAGCTGGATGCGAGCCCACTCTCCTCGCCCGTCACCCGGAGAAGGTGCGAGATTTCGCAGCCCGGGGCGCCACCGTCCTGGAGGGCCACCTGGAAGACGAGGCCTTCGTCGCCCGGGCCACGCGCGGCGCCGAGTTGTTGTTCTGGCTCACACCACCGCACCCCACTGCGCCCAGCGTGCGCGCCTTCCAGAACCATCTCGGACGCATCGCCGCCGCCGCAGTGCGCGAACATCGCATCCCTCGCGTGGTGCACCTCTCGAGCTATGGCGCCCACTTGGAGAGCAAGACGGGTCCGATCCTCGGCTTGCGCGAGACCGAGAAGATGCTCGACGATGCGGCCCACAATGTCCTGCACCTGCGGCCGGGGATGTTCATGGAGAACCACCTCGGCAGCATCGAAAGCATGCAGCAGGTGCGCAAGATCTTCTTGCCCGCGGCTGGTGGAACCCGCTTCCCCGCCGTCGCCACCCGGGATGTCGCCGCCGTCGCTGCTGAGCGCATCCTCAACACCTCCTGGACGGGCCACCAGGTGCTGGAGATCTTCGGCCCGGCGCCGGTCTCGTTCGACGAAGCGGCGCGCACCATTTCCGACGCCCTCGGACAACCGATAACCCACGTGCAAGTGAGCCGGGAGCAGGCTACTCAGGTTCTGACCGGCAAGGGCATGTCGGGGGACTTCGTGAACGGTTTCCTGGAGTTGCTCGAGTCGCTGGAAAGCGGTCACCTAGCGCCGGACCCCAGGGCGCCGAAGCGCACCATGCCGACCTCCTTCGCCGACTTCGCCCGTGACGTCATCGCCCCGCTCGTTCGGAGCGGAGCACCGCACTAG
- a CDS encoding RNA polymerase sigma factor, which yields MQLVGAEAMDQEAEPRVTQDGEALTRHRPALLSWFRRRLRDAHAAEDLCQETLVRFLTRAPELADESKTRPYLFRTARNLLADHFRRRRPQVDLESLETEPGRPAVEPGLHPPEARAYRHELEERLRALLPMLPADRRQAFELGVLFELPYAEVARRQGWTVAKVKVEVYRARKTLIEGLQPFLPDPGAPERSTTSPRQLPPSRRQSQ from the coding sequence ATGCAATTGGTCGGGGCGGAGGCGATGGACCAGGAAGCCGAGCCGCGCGTGACCCAGGATGGCGAAGCCCTGACCCGGCATCGGCCGGCGCTCTTGTCCTGGTTCCGACGTCGCTTGCGAGACGCTCATGCAGCGGAAGATCTCTGCCAGGAAACCCTCGTCCGCTTCCTCACGCGGGCTCCCGAGCTGGCCGATGAGTCGAAGACACGGCCCTACCTGTTCCGCACGGCGCGGAACCTCTTGGCGGATCACTTCCGGCGCCGCCGGCCCCAGGTGGACCTCGAGTCTCTCGAGACGGAGCCCGGTCGGCCTGCAGTCGAACCGGGGCTGCACCCCCCGGAGGCCCGAGCTTACCGGCACGAACTGGAGGAGCGGCTACGCGCGCTGCTCCCGATGCTGCCGGCGGATCGTCGCCAGGCTTTCGAGCTTGGCGTGTTGTTCGAACTGCCGTACGCGGAGGTCGCGAGGCGGCAGGGTTGGACTGTGGCGAAGGTGAAGGTGGAAGTGTACCGGGCGCGCAAGACGTTGATCGAGGGGCTGCAGCCGTTCCTTCCGGACCCCGGCGCCCCCGAGAGGTCGACGACATCGCCTCGGCAGCTACCGCCTTCGCGGAGGCAGTCGCAATGA
- a CDS encoding NapC/NirT family cytochrome c, whose amino-acid sequence MLKRAVNFVIRASGDLLGLVGVLLLGVCAVAFLALLGVQLTSGALSPYFGIVTYMALPAGFLTGLVLLIVSRWRVRRALSHGRPVPWQLDLANPTHRERLGAFAVVAVVSVIVLALSTYHGVHYMDSTAFCGQVCHTVMEPEFTAYQNSPHARVSCTDCHIGPGASWFVKSKLSGSRQVLAVALGNYPKPVPAPIDNLRPARETCEQCHWPEKFHGDRMKIHSRFQEDEANTELKTVLVLKVGGGSLESGFAAGIHWHMNLANHIDYRASPDRAKIYWIRVEDLQGNVREYWKEEGLKREEIAQLPMRRMDCMDCHNRPTHEFDRPEFALDAALQTQQISPDLPYVKREGLRLLKVAHATKEEGLSSFEPGLLAFYERDYPEIASSRRADIQRAAAALQAIYGRNIFPAMNVTWNTYPNHIGHQDDGGCYRCHDEAHRTDAGVTISQDCSTCHALVALEEKDPEALKVLLGQQ is encoded by the coding sequence ATGCTGAAACGCGCGGTCAACTTCGTCATCCGGGCCTCGGGAGATCTCCTGGGATTGGTGGGCGTCCTGCTCCTGGGCGTCTGCGCGGTGGCATTCCTCGCCCTCCTGGGTGTACAGCTGACCAGCGGCGCTCTGTCGCCCTATTTCGGCATCGTCACCTACATGGCGCTCCCCGCTGGTTTTCTCACCGGCCTCGTTCTGCTCATCGTGTCGCGCTGGCGGGTGCGCCGCGCCCTGAGCCACGGCCGGCCCGTCCCTTGGCAGCTCGATCTCGCCAATCCGACCCACCGCGAGCGTCTCGGCGCTTTCGCGGTCGTCGCGGTGGTCAGCGTCATCGTCCTGGCGCTCAGCACCTACCATGGCGTGCACTACATGGACTCCACCGCTTTCTGCGGCCAGGTGTGCCACACGGTGATGGAACCGGAGTTCACCGCGTACCAGAACTCGCCGCACGCCCGCGTGAGCTGCACCGATTGCCACATCGGTCCCGGGGCCAGCTGGTTCGTGAAGTCCAAGCTTTCGGGCTCGCGCCAGGTGCTGGCCGTAGCTCTCGGTAACTACCCCAAGCCCGTGCCGGCGCCCATCGACAATCTGCGCCCAGCGCGGGAGACCTGCGAGCAATGCCACTGGCCTGAGAAGTTCCACGGCGACCGCATGAAGATCCACTCGCGTTTCCAGGAGGACGAGGCGAACACCGAGCTCAAGACAGTGCTCGTGCTCAAGGTCGGTGGCGGTAGCCTGGAGTCGGGCTTCGCGGCGGGCATCCACTGGCACATGAATCTGGCCAACCACATCGATTACCGCGCCTCCCCGGACCGCGCCAAGATTTACTGGATCCGGGTCGAAGACCTGCAGGGCAACGTCCGTGAGTACTGGAAGGAAGAAGGCCTGAAGCGCGAGGAGATCGCCCAGTTGCCCATGCGGCGGATGGACTGCATGGATTGCCACAACCGGCCCACCCATGAGTTCGACCGCCCTGAATTCGCCCTGGACGCAGCGCTACAGACCCAGCAGATCAGCCCCGACCTGCCTTACGTCAAGCGCGAAGGCTTGCGCTTGCTGAAGGTGGCGCACGCGACGAAGGAAGAAGGGCTGTCCAGTTTCGAACCGGGTTTGCTCGCCTTCTACGAACGCGACTATCCCGAGATCGCCTCGTCGCGGCGCGCCGACATCCAGCGTGCCGCGGCGGCGTTGCAGGCCATCTATGGCCGCAACATCTTTCCGGCGATGAACGTGACCTGGAACACCTATCCGAATCACATCGGGCACCAGGATGACGGCGGTTGCTACCGCTGTCACGACGAGGCCCACCGGACCGACGCTGGCGTGACGATCAGCCAGGACTGCTCGACCTGTCACGCGCTCGTGGCGCTCGAGGAGAAGGACCCGGAAGCGCTGAAGGTCCTGCTTGGCCAGCAGTAG